From one Xiphophorus hellerii strain 12219 chromosome 18, Xiphophorus_hellerii-4.1, whole genome shotgun sequence genomic stretch:
- the gemin7 gene encoding gem-associated protein 7: MATPVPVLRLPKGPDPNSRGFDPNSPRYIALCRTSIPTSAAAESDPQQLQEEQHARSVLRERFLRCLLAMSNKKVRFHMHEKVNVEATFGASDIDVLNFQVSDLHTPIGVQKEALIRSQDVISFTFDV; this comes from the coding sequence ATGGCCACACCAGTCCCTGTGCTTCGCCTACCGAAAGGTCCTGACCCAAACAGCCGTGGGTTCGACCCGAACTCTCCTCGTTACATCGCTCTGTGCCGCACGTCCATCCCCACTTCAGCCGCGGCAGAGTCGGACccccagcagctgcaggaggagcagcaTGCACGTTCGGTGCTGAGAGAGCGCTTCCTGCGCTGTCTGCTCGCCATGTCCAACAAGAAGGTTCGGTTCCACATGCACGAGAAGGTGAACGTCGAGGCCACGTTTGGGGCGTCGGACATCGACGTGCTGAACTTTCAGGTGTCCGACCTGCACACTCCCATCGGGGTGCAAAAAGAGGCCCTCATCAGAAGTCAGGATGtcatttcatttacatttgaTGTATGA